One window of the Pieris brassicae chromosome 2, ilPieBrab1.1, whole genome shotgun sequence genome contains the following:
- the LOC123719966 gene encoding solute carrier family 2, facilitated glucose transporter member 5-like isoform X1, with product MRAGDSIMGEQTERSSLFAEPISRDILADISQPVTNEHQHLTQTHDYKAGWSFYLVLAGVVTTLGSSLPVGFNIGVVNTPAELIQQFCYESLRERFNIDLDETWMNIVWSAIVSIFIVGGCTGSILGSVLADKLGRKNATIVTSILSLAGAIMFVLCRTANSVEMLILGRLLVGLAGGLTTSIVPMYLTELAPPSLTGAMGVACPMGVNVGVLVGQVMGLQDLLGKPNDWPYLLSVYALLVIICLPVLFILPESPKYLYVVKKNEAESLRELSRVRGVSPSVLTEELDELREEVRSNNDTDRYSMWAALKDRRLLLPLLLVCTSQAGQQTSGINAVFYYSQTIFRQAGLSRENAQFATIGCGAINVCTAVIMVYLLPRTGRRPLLLGSMFGATIILALLAAAMRFIDAVSWMPYAAMIAVLSYVLVYGFGLGPIPYFIASEIFEVAPRGAGMAWGSLANWGGNFLVGMCFPSMRDYIGAYSFLVFSAVTGALTVFHKLYFPETRGKTPTQVTELCNNGLRSRPLAVTNRNV from the exons GTAACCAATGAGCACCAGCACTTGACACAAACGCACGATTATAAAGCAGGATGGTCGTTCTACTTGGTGTTAGCTGGAGTGGTCACAACCCTTGGTTCTTCGCTGCCGGTTGGGTTCAATATCGGTGTAGTTAATACGCCGGCTGAG TTAATACAACAGTTTTGTTATGAAAGTCTACGTGAGAGGTTTAACATCGATTTAGATGAGACATGGATGAACATAGTCTGGTCTGCTATTGTCTCCATCTTTATAGTAGGAGGATGTACGGGATCTATTCTGGGTTCAGTGCTGGCTGATAAACTTGGAAG gaAGAATGCAACAATCGTGACCAGTATACTGTCATTGGCAGGTGCTATAATGTTTGTGTTATGTCGGACTGCGAATTCCGTCGAAATGCTTATATTAGGTAGACTGCTCGTCGGTTTAGCTGGTG GCCTTACAACTAGTATAGTACCAATGTACCTCACAGAGTTAGCCCCGCCCAGTCTTACAGGGGCCATGGGTGTTGCCTGTCCTATGGGGGTCAATGTTGGCGTTTTAGTGGGACAGGTTATGGGACTACAAGATTTATTAG gcAAACCCAACGACTGGCCCTACCTCTTGTCTGTGTACGCTTTACTAGTCATTATATGTTTACcagtgttatttatattaccagAGAGTCCAAAATACCTCTATGTAGTTAAGAAAAATGAGGCGGAGTCTTTAAGAG aACTAAGCCGTGTCCGTGGCGTATCACCGAGTGTATTGACAGAGGAGTTAGATGAATTACGAGAAGAAGTACGTAGCAACAATGATACCGATCGGTACTCAATGTGGGCGGCGCTTAAGGATCGCAGATTGTTACTGCCGTTGTTGTTAGTGTGTACTTCACAGGCTGGACAACAGACTAGCGGGATTAATGCG GTGTTCTACTACTCACAAACGATATTCAGGCAAGCGGGTCTATCACGGGAGAACGCGCAATTCGCGACAATTGGTTGCGGGGCTATCAATGTATGCACGGCTGTGATAATGGTCTACCTACTACCGCGGACGGGCAGGCGGCCTTTGTTACTTGGATCTATGTTTGGAGCGACCATTATTTTGGCATTGTTAGCCGCTGCAATGAGGTTTATT GACGCAGTGTCATGGATGCCGTACGCTGCGATGATAGCTGTACTTTCGTACGTGCTCGTGTACGGATTCGGTCTTGGGCCCATCCCCTATTTTATTGCTTCAG agATATTCGAAGTAGCCCCCCGCGGTGCTGGTATGGCATGGGGGTCGTTGGCCAATTGGGGGGGTAATTTCCTGGTGGGGATGTGTTTCCCAAGCATGCGTGATTATATCGGTGCCTATTCGTTCCTGGTGTTCTCAGCGGTGACGGGTGCATTGACTGTCTTCCATAA ATTGTACTTCCCAGAAACCCGAGGGAAAACTCCTACGCAAGTGACTGAACTCTGCAATAACGGTCTCCGCTCGCGACCTCTAGCGGTAACCAATCGTAACGTCTGA
- the LOC123719966 gene encoding solute carrier family 2, facilitated glucose transporter member 5-like isoform X2, producing the protein MVVEKSKVTNEHQHLTQTHDYKAGWSFYLVLAGVVTTLGSSLPVGFNIGVVNTPAELIQQFCYESLRERFNIDLDETWMNIVWSAIVSIFIVGGCTGSILGSVLADKLGRKNATIVTSILSLAGAIMFVLCRTANSVEMLILGRLLVGLAGGLTTSIVPMYLTELAPPSLTGAMGVACPMGVNVGVLVGQVMGLQDLLGKPNDWPYLLSVYALLVIICLPVLFILPESPKYLYVVKKNEAESLRELSRVRGVSPSVLTEELDELREEVRSNNDTDRYSMWAALKDRRLLLPLLLVCTSQAGQQTSGINAVFYYSQTIFRQAGLSRENAQFATIGCGAINVCTAVIMVYLLPRTGRRPLLLGSMFGATIILALLAAAMRFIDAVSWMPYAAMIAVLSYVLVYGFGLGPIPYFIASEIFEVAPRGAGMAWGSLANWGGNFLVGMCFPSMRDYIGAYSFLVFSAVTGALTVFHKLYFPETRGKTPTQVTELCNNGLRSRPLAVTNRNV; encoded by the exons GTAACCAATGAGCACCAGCACTTGACACAAACGCACGATTATAAAGCAGGATGGTCGTTCTACTTGGTGTTAGCTGGAGTGGTCACAACCCTTGGTTCTTCGCTGCCGGTTGGGTTCAATATCGGTGTAGTTAATACGCCGGCTGAG TTAATACAACAGTTTTGTTATGAAAGTCTACGTGAGAGGTTTAACATCGATTTAGATGAGACATGGATGAACATAGTCTGGTCTGCTATTGTCTCCATCTTTATAGTAGGAGGATGTACGGGATCTATTCTGGGTTCAGTGCTGGCTGATAAACTTGGAAG gaAGAATGCAACAATCGTGACCAGTATACTGTCATTGGCAGGTGCTATAATGTTTGTGTTATGTCGGACTGCGAATTCCGTCGAAATGCTTATATTAGGTAGACTGCTCGTCGGTTTAGCTGGTG GCCTTACAACTAGTATAGTACCAATGTACCTCACAGAGTTAGCCCCGCCCAGTCTTACAGGGGCCATGGGTGTTGCCTGTCCTATGGGGGTCAATGTTGGCGTTTTAGTGGGACAGGTTATGGGACTACAAGATTTATTAG gcAAACCCAACGACTGGCCCTACCTCTTGTCTGTGTACGCTTTACTAGTCATTATATGTTTACcagtgttatttatattaccagAGAGTCCAAAATACCTCTATGTAGTTAAGAAAAATGAGGCGGAGTCTTTAAGAG aACTAAGCCGTGTCCGTGGCGTATCACCGAGTGTATTGACAGAGGAGTTAGATGAATTACGAGAAGAAGTACGTAGCAACAATGATACCGATCGGTACTCAATGTGGGCGGCGCTTAAGGATCGCAGATTGTTACTGCCGTTGTTGTTAGTGTGTACTTCACAGGCTGGACAACAGACTAGCGGGATTAATGCG GTGTTCTACTACTCACAAACGATATTCAGGCAAGCGGGTCTATCACGGGAGAACGCGCAATTCGCGACAATTGGTTGCGGGGCTATCAATGTATGCACGGCTGTGATAATGGTCTACCTACTACCGCGGACGGGCAGGCGGCCTTTGTTACTTGGATCTATGTTTGGAGCGACCATTATTTTGGCATTGTTAGCCGCTGCAATGAGGTTTATT GACGCAGTGTCATGGATGCCGTACGCTGCGATGATAGCTGTACTTTCGTACGTGCTCGTGTACGGATTCGGTCTTGGGCCCATCCCCTATTTTATTGCTTCAG agATATTCGAAGTAGCCCCCCGCGGTGCTGGTATGGCATGGGGGTCGTTGGCCAATTGGGGGGGTAATTTCCTGGTGGGGATGTGTTTCCCAAGCATGCGTGATTATATCGGTGCCTATTCGTTCCTGGTGTTCTCAGCGGTGACGGGTGCATTGACTGTCTTCCATAA ATTGTACTTCCCAGAAACCCGAGGGAAAACTCCTACGCAAGTGACTGAACTCTGCAATAACGGTCTCCGCTCGCGACCTCTAGCGGTAACCAATCGTAACGTCTGA
- the LOC123719966 gene encoding solute carrier family 2, facilitated glucose transporter member 5-like isoform X3, with protein sequence MNIVWSAIVSIFIVGGCTGSILGSVLADKLGRKNATIVTSILSLAGAIMFVLCRTANSVEMLILGRLLVGLAGGLTTSIVPMYLTELAPPSLTGAMGVACPMGVNVGVLVGQVMGLQDLLGKPNDWPYLLSVYALLVIICLPVLFILPESPKYLYVVKKNEAESLRELSRVRGVSPSVLTEELDELREEVRSNNDTDRYSMWAALKDRRLLLPLLLVCTSQAGQQTSGINAVFYYSQTIFRQAGLSRENAQFATIGCGAINVCTAVIMVYLLPRTGRRPLLLGSMFGATIILALLAAAMRFIDAVSWMPYAAMIAVLSYVLVYGFGLGPIPYFIASEIFEVAPRGAGMAWGSLANWGGNFLVGMCFPSMRDYIGAYSFLVFSAVTGALTVFHKLYFPETRGKTPTQVTELCNNGLRSRPLAVTNRNV encoded by the exons ATGAACATAGTCTGGTCTGCTATTGTCTCCATCTTTATAGTAGGAGGATGTACGGGATCTATTCTGGGTTCAGTGCTGGCTGATAAACTTGGAAG gaAGAATGCAACAATCGTGACCAGTATACTGTCATTGGCAGGTGCTATAATGTTTGTGTTATGTCGGACTGCGAATTCCGTCGAAATGCTTATATTAGGTAGACTGCTCGTCGGTTTAGCTGGTG GCCTTACAACTAGTATAGTACCAATGTACCTCACAGAGTTAGCCCCGCCCAGTCTTACAGGGGCCATGGGTGTTGCCTGTCCTATGGGGGTCAATGTTGGCGTTTTAGTGGGACAGGTTATGGGACTACAAGATTTATTAG gcAAACCCAACGACTGGCCCTACCTCTTGTCTGTGTACGCTTTACTAGTCATTATATGTTTACcagtgttatttatattaccagAGAGTCCAAAATACCTCTATGTAGTTAAGAAAAATGAGGCGGAGTCTTTAAGAG aACTAAGCCGTGTCCGTGGCGTATCACCGAGTGTATTGACAGAGGAGTTAGATGAATTACGAGAAGAAGTACGTAGCAACAATGATACCGATCGGTACTCAATGTGGGCGGCGCTTAAGGATCGCAGATTGTTACTGCCGTTGTTGTTAGTGTGTACTTCACAGGCTGGACAACAGACTAGCGGGATTAATGCG GTGTTCTACTACTCACAAACGATATTCAGGCAAGCGGGTCTATCACGGGAGAACGCGCAATTCGCGACAATTGGTTGCGGGGCTATCAATGTATGCACGGCTGTGATAATGGTCTACCTACTACCGCGGACGGGCAGGCGGCCTTTGTTACTTGGATCTATGTTTGGAGCGACCATTATTTTGGCATTGTTAGCCGCTGCAATGAGGTTTATT GACGCAGTGTCATGGATGCCGTACGCTGCGATGATAGCTGTACTTTCGTACGTGCTCGTGTACGGATTCGGTCTTGGGCCCATCCCCTATTTTATTGCTTCAG agATATTCGAAGTAGCCCCCCGCGGTGCTGGTATGGCATGGGGGTCGTTGGCCAATTGGGGGGGTAATTTCCTGGTGGGGATGTGTTTCCCAAGCATGCGTGATTATATCGGTGCCTATTCGTTCCTGGTGTTCTCAGCGGTGACGGGTGCATTGACTGTCTTCCATAA ATTGTACTTCCCAGAAACCCGAGGGAAAACTCCTACGCAAGTGACTGAACTCTGCAATAACGGTCTCCGCTCGCGACCTCTAGCGGTAACCAATCGTAACGTCTGA